A genome region from Pristis pectinata isolate sPriPec2 chromosome 4, sPriPec2.1.pri, whole genome shotgun sequence includes the following:
- the htr1fa gene encoding 5-hydroxytryptamine receptor 1F, which translates to MDLENETYSNFTLEDLAKGKTSKVLVSLSLSVLTILTTVINSLVITAIIVTRKLHHPANYLICSLAVTDLLVAVLVMPFSIIYTVKETWVMGQVVCNIWLSVDITCCTCSILHLAAIALDRYRAITNAVEYAQKRTPKRAGIMITIVWVISIFISLPPLFWRHQGINKEDECLIKHEHLLYTIYSTFGAFYIPLALILILYYKIYRAAKTLYYKRSASRRINEDVNGRMSIIAVKPPRTSSTMCISEKSISDHSTIEEGENVHNTARSFNPSCQQEKSQKRLKISGTRERKAATTLGLILGAFVICWLPFFLKELIVNICESCNVSAEISDFLTWLGYLNSLINPLIYTIFNEDFKKAFQKLVRCR; encoded by the coding sequence ATGGATTTGGAAAATGAGACGTACTCAAACTTTACTTTGGAAGATCTGGCAAAGGGGAAAACATCAAAGGTGCTGGTATCACTTTCACTCTCTGTCCTGACCATTCTGACCACAGTCATCAATTCCCTGGTGATAACTGCAATAATTGTAACAAGAAAGCTTCACCATCCAGCAAATTACCTAATATGCTCCCTTGCTGTTACTGATTTACTTGTTGCAGTCCTTGTAATGCCCTTCAGTATCATCTATACCGTAAAGGAGACATGGGTTATGGGTCAAGTTGTCTGCAACATCTGGTTAAGTGTAGACATTACATGTTGTACATGCTCTATCCTTCATCTGGCTGCAATTGCCTTGGACAGATATAGGGCCATAACTAATGCTGTTGAATATGCACAGAAAAGGACACCAAAACGTGCTGGAATAATGATCACCATTGTGTGGGTCATATCCATCTTTATATCACTACCTCCTCTGTTTTGGAGGCATCAAGGAATTAACAAAGAGGATGAGTGTCTTATTAAGCATGAACATCTTCTCTACACAATCTATTCTACATTTGGAGCATTTTATATCCCCTTGGCTTTGATTCTCATCCTGTACTACAAAATATATCGAGCAGCTAAAACACTTTATTACAAAAGGAGTGCAAGCAGACGCATCAATGAGGATGTAAATGGTAGGATGTCCATCATTGCTGTCAAACCCCCTAGGACATCTTCCACCATGTGCATTTCTGAAAAGTCCATCTCAGACCATTCAACAATTGAAGAGGGGGAGAATGTCCACAACACAGCCAGAAGCTTCAACCCCAGTTGCCAACAAGAAAAATCGCAGAAGAGACTGAAAATTTCGGGCACAAGAGAAAGGAAAGCAGCAACCACTTTGGGCTTGATTCTGGGGGCATTTGTGATATGCTGGTTGCCATTCTTTTTAAAGGAACTTATTGTGAATATCTGTGAATCTTGTAATGTCTCTGCAGAGATATCTGACTTCCTGACATGGTTAGGTTACCTCAATTCTTTAATCAATCCCCTTATTTATACAATCTTCAATGAAGACTTTAAGAAAGCATTTCAGAAACTAGTGCGCTGCAGATAA